Proteins from one Gemmatimonas sp. genomic window:
- the cas1f gene encoding type I-F CRISPR-associated endonuclease Cas1f, translating to MKQVPASDLKTVLHSKRANLYYLEHCRVLVNGGRVEYVTDEARRSLYWNIPIANTTTILLGTGTSITQAAVRELAKAGVMIGFCGGGGTPLFAGTEQQLEVAWFPAQSEYRPTEYLQNWASFWFDDTQRLAAAKLFQRDRLENVKKHWAGSKTLKDQGFSIDAATLDQAVDRAAAAIDAAHDQTVLLTEEARLTKELYKLASRATSYGTFTRVKRGDGVDPANRYLDHGNYLAYGLGATAAWVLGLPHSLAVLHGKTRRGGLVFDVADLVKDAVILPQAFLSAVKGHSEQEFRQACIEALTRSEALDTMIETLKSTSIALGRRRSEVPLPQAAEST from the coding sequence ATGAAGCAAGTCCCGGCCAGTGACCTGAAGACTGTCTTGCACTCAAAGCGCGCAAACCTCTACTACCTCGAACACTGTCGCGTACTTGTAAACGGGGGCCGTGTCGAATATGTGACCGACGAGGCAAGGCGCTCGCTGTACTGGAACATTCCGATCGCCAACACGACCACGATCCTGCTTGGCACCGGTACGTCGATTACACAGGCAGCGGTACGAGAGCTCGCAAAGGCGGGCGTTATGATCGGCTTCTGCGGTGGTGGTGGCACGCCGTTGTTTGCCGGGACTGAGCAGCAGCTCGAAGTCGCTTGGTTCCCAGCACAAAGTGAGTACCGTCCTACTGAGTATCTACAAAATTGGGCTAGTTTCTGGTTTGACGACACTCAACGTCTCGCAGCAGCGAAACTATTCCAACGCGACAGACTTGAAAATGTGAAGAAGCACTGGGCGGGTAGCAAGACACTCAAGGATCAGGGATTCTCGATTGACGCTGCGACTCTGGACCAAGCCGTCGACCGCGCAGCAGCGGCAATCGATGCAGCACATGACCAGACGGTTCTACTGACCGAAGAGGCGCGGTTGACGAAGGAGCTATACAAACTGGCGAGTCGTGCCACTTCATACGGAACGTTCACGCGTGTGAAGCGCGGCGATGGAGTCGATCCCGCCAACCGGTATCTCGACCATGGCAACTACCTGGCCTATGGTCTCGGCGCAACGGCAGCGTGGGTGCTGGGCCTACCGCACAGTCTCGCGGTCCTACATGGCAAGACCCGCCGAGGCGGATTGGTCTTTGACGTAGCCGACCTGGTTAAAGACGCCGTGATCCTACCACAGGCATTTTTGTCGGCGGTAAAAGGGCACTCCGAGCAGGAGTTCCGACAGGCGTGCATCGAAGCGCTCACTCGTTCCGAGGCGTTGGACACGATGATTGAGACATTGAAGTCGACATCGATTGCGCTTGGTCGCCGTCGCTCGGAAGTGCCACTTCCACAAGCGGCAGAAAGCACGTGA
- the cas3f gene encoding type I-F CRISPR-associated helicase Cas3f, producing the protein MNVLLIAQCDKRALTESRRILDQFAERRGSRTWQTPITRDGLDTLRRLLRKTARKNTAVACHWIRGIDHSELIWVVGDRRRFNAQGAVPTNTSERDVRRQDDESDWRSAGLIRLLADLAGLFHDLGKATQAFQDRLQGNLLERNLVRHEWASLRLFEAFVGDDDDIAWLTRLADPSESDDARWLGALRRDGIDSALPSPLASLSRAPIAQALAWLVLSHHRLPTLPKHEVFQMSSLEGLLSQLTPQWNEDAFADATPQSLETYWRFASGLPTTTNAWRHRAARNARRLLAELHADRTAPALSSPLDDPFVMHLGRLCLMLSDHHYSSLEGIDNAARVRVDSSGTLLANTRRGDRKPNQLLDEHLIGVARDSAEIARYLPTLRKSLPHLGRHQQLTRRARDDRFRWQDRASDMSASMRARSALQGAFIVNMASTGSGKTLANARIMNGLADEKSGMRCTFALGLRTLTLQTGKAFEQLLQLGDDELAIRVGGSASRALFEYHESQSSNRGSASLQDLVEEDAHVVFEGHVSDHPVLRKFGKDGNARAMLEAPLLVCTIDHLTPATESQRGGRQIVPMLRLLTGDLVLDEPDDFDLSDLPALTRLVHWAGLLGSRVLIASATLPPSLVLGLFEAYRNGRQHFARNCGEIAIEGPTTSTTSAICCAWVDEFEQESQDCADADAFSRGHERFASRRNASLLKLAREPRRRGALLPTPVVPLSTGKNLTALAELFAPEVLDAAVLLHHQHHARDPRTGKRVSFGLVRFANVEPLVEIALALFRRGAPPNTRIHLCVYHSRHPAIIRSAIESQLDSVLQRHDPATVFTNAHVRRQLDGAEEPDQIFLVLGSPVTEVGRDHDYDWAVVEPSSMRSLIQLAGRVRRHRYDAVDTPNILVFSHNLRHFGHPGGAAFRMPGFESDEAAFRLESHDLNLLLEPEELAIIDARPRISARAVLAPRNRLVDLEHARLRETMLRLQASAASERIGSRARALNTFVPPGQRLNATTWWNQAPRDALLTAVLPQQQRFRKEQPPFDETLVLLPDDDDRAILHEVKNGDQRGERNYVRVDVSRCTHVPDSSVHGPRIAPWGATDYMGALRDLATALDMPLGRCAERFGTVTVRPSENGWRYHPALGFSRQR; encoded by the coding sequence GTGAATGTACTTTTGATCGCGCAGTGTGATAAGCGTGCGCTGACCGAGAGCCGACGCATACTCGACCAATTCGCCGAGCGTCGCGGAAGTCGCACGTGGCAGACACCAATTACTCGCGACGGACTCGATACGTTGCGTCGACTTCTCCGAAAGACGGCGCGAAAGAATACGGCCGTTGCGTGTCACTGGATTCGCGGTATTGATCATTCTGAGCTGATCTGGGTGGTTGGTGACCGCCGGCGCTTCAACGCGCAGGGCGCAGTGCCGACAAACACCTCGGAGCGTGACGTGCGCCGCCAGGATGACGAATCAGATTGGCGGTCGGCGGGTCTCATCAGATTGCTGGCGGACCTCGCTGGACTCTTTCACGATCTTGGGAAGGCTACCCAGGCGTTTCAGGATCGACTCCAAGGGAATCTGCTGGAGCGGAATCTAGTTCGGCACGAGTGGGCATCCTTGCGACTGTTCGAGGCATTTGTTGGCGATGACGACGACATCGCATGGCTGACCCGACTCGCCGATCCCTCGGAATCTGATGATGCTCGCTGGCTCGGCGCATTGCGGCGCGATGGAATCGATAGCGCGCTTCCTTCACCACTTGCCTCACTGTCTCGCGCGCCGATCGCGCAGGCGCTCGCGTGGCTCGTGCTTTCCCATCATCGCCTGCCGACGCTACCGAAGCATGAGGTGTTTCAGATGTCCTCGTTGGAGGGTCTGCTTTCACAGCTGACGCCGCAGTGGAATGAGGACGCATTTGCCGACGCGACGCCACAGTCACTTGAGACTTACTGGCGGTTCGCGTCTGGGCTGCCAACGACGACTAACGCATGGCGCCATCGTGCGGCACGCAATGCGCGGCGGCTACTAGCCGAGCTCCACGCTGATCGAACAGCTCCAGCGCTGTCATCGCCGCTTGACGATCCGTTCGTCATGCACCTCGGCAGACTGTGCCTGATGCTCTCGGATCACCACTACTCGAGCCTCGAGGGCATCGACAACGCGGCACGGGTGCGAGTGGACTCGAGCGGTACCTTGCTGGCCAACACCCGCCGAGGCGATCGAAAGCCGAATCAATTGCTTGATGAGCATCTGATTGGGGTCGCGCGCGACAGTGCTGAAATTGCCAGGTATCTCCCTACGCTCCGGAAAAGTCTTCCGCATCTTGGTCGTCATCAGCAGCTGACCCGGCGAGCACGAGACGATCGATTTCGCTGGCAAGACAGAGCATCGGACATGTCAGCATCAATGCGTGCGCGCTCGGCGCTCCAGGGCGCATTCATCGTGAATATGGCATCGACCGGAAGCGGAAAGACACTCGCTAACGCTCGCATCATGAATGGGCTAGCCGACGAGAAGAGCGGCATGCGATGCACCTTCGCGCTCGGCTTGCGCACGCTCACCCTACAGACAGGAAAGGCATTCGAGCAACTCTTGCAGCTCGGAGACGACGAGCTGGCGATTCGCGTCGGTGGATCAGCGAGTCGCGCGCTGTTCGAGTATCACGAGTCTCAATCCTCGAATAGGGGTTCAGCATCGCTGCAGGACCTCGTGGAAGAGGATGCGCACGTTGTCTTCGAGGGGCATGTGAGTGACCACCCGGTGCTGCGAAAGTTTGGCAAGGACGGGAATGCTCGTGCGATGCTCGAGGCGCCGCTATTGGTTTGCACGATCGACCATCTGACGCCGGCCACGGAAAGCCAGCGCGGCGGCCGACAGATCGTGCCGATGCTTCGACTGCTCACTGGTGATCTCGTCTTGGATGAGCCCGACGATTTCGACTTGTCCGATCTCCCCGCACTGACACGGCTCGTGCATTGGGCGGGACTCCTGGGCTCTAGGGTGCTGATCGCCTCCGCGACGCTTCCTCCGTCGCTCGTCTTGGGATTGTTCGAGGCATACCGTAACGGACGCCAACACTTTGCCCGCAACTGTGGCGAGATAGCAATAGAAGGACCTACGACTTCTACGACCTCAGCGATTTGCTGCGCGTGGGTAGACGAGTTTGAACAGGAGTCGCAGGATTGCGCGGATGCCGACGCGTTCAGCCGTGGACACGAGCGCTTCGCCTCGCGCCGAAATGCATCGCTGTTGAAGCTCGCCCGGGAGCCCAGGAGACGTGGCGCTCTGTTGCCCACGCCGGTGGTTCCGCTCTCGACCGGCAAGAACTTGACGGCCTTGGCCGAGCTGTTTGCGCCGGAGGTTCTCGACGCAGCCGTGCTGCTGCATCATCAGCACCATGCGCGTGATCCGAGAACGGGTAAGCGAGTGAGTTTCGGGCTGGTTCGATTTGCCAATGTTGAGCCACTCGTCGAAATCGCGCTTGCACTTTTTCGACGTGGCGCTCCACCAAACACACGCATTCACTTGTGCGTTTATCACTCGCGCCATCCTGCGATCATTCGTTCCGCGATCGAATCACAGCTGGACTCCGTCCTTCAACGACACGATCCGGCTACCGTCTTTACAAACGCCCACGTTCGGCGACAGCTCGACGGTGCGGAAGAGCCCGATCAGATTTTTCTCGTGCTCGGATCGCCTGTCACCGAGGTCGGGCGGGATCACGACTACGACTGGGCTGTCGTAGAACCGTCATCGATGCGGTCGTTGATTCAGCTAGCAGGGCGGGTACGTCGGCATCGGTACGACGCGGTCGACACGCCCAACATTCTCGTGTTCAGCCACAATCTTCGACATTTTGGCCATCCCGGCGGCGCCGCGTTTCGTATGCCGGGATTCGAAAGCGATGAGGCGGCGTTTCGACTTGAATCACATGATTTGAACCTCCTGCTCGAGCCCGAGGAGCTGGCGATCATCGATGCTCGCCCTCGCATATCGGCTCGTGCAGTGCTGGCGCCACGAAATCGGCTGGTGGATTTAGAGCACGCGCGACTTCGCGAGACGATGCTGCGTTTACAGGCGAGTGCCGCGTCCGAACGGATCGGGAGCCGTGCGCGAGCGCTGAACACCTTCGTCCCTCCTGGGCAGCGGCTGAATGCGACGACGTGGTGGAATCAGGCGCCGCGGGACGCGCTTCTCACGGCTGTACTCCCGCAGCAACAGCGCTTTAGGAAGGAGCAACCACCGTTCGATGAGACCTTGGTTCTCCTTCCCGACGATGATGACCGGGCGATCCTGCATGAAGTCAAAAACGGCGATCAGCGCGGCGAACGCAACTATGTGCGGGTCGACGTGTCGAGGTGCACGCACGTGCCCGACAGCAGTGTCCACGGCCCCCGAATCGCCCCATGGGGCGCGACTGACTACATGGGCGCCCTGCGGGACCTCGCG